In Maniola hyperantus chromosome 13, iAphHyp1.2, whole genome shotgun sequence, one genomic interval encodes:
- the LOC117987555 gene encoding putative inorganic phosphate cotransporter — MALTGWRRILNKVIFIPQRYVFGLLGLFALANSFTMRVCLSMTIVTMVKKVSSETHIVGETCPSDASTSSSSNSSSVVFEGRERYDWDESTQGLLLSAFYYGYVVTHLPGGLLAEKFGGKWTLGLSLLCTSVSTALTPFAVGIGGAVGLFIMRVICGFGEGPVTPAFVLLMARWVPPAERSRFGAMIFGGAQIGNIAGPYISGLLLANGGDWANVFYVFGSLGVLWFLFFTLLCYSTPNSHPFISDEERDYLNANVTASGLHKKLDPVPFKAILRSPQLWALMIAAVGHDWGYFTMITDLPKYFSDVLKFNIKSTGLMSALPYIAMYICSFIFAGFCDFCIRRKWHSITTGRKIYTTVSSTIPAVFIILASYSGCDRVKAVGCFIASMAFMAGFYSSVKINAMDIAPNYAGTCSAFVNGLAAVSGMITPYMVGLLTPDQTLKQWRNAFWTIFVVLIGTNIIYLIWGSGEQQWWDDVDKFGYPANWKHGPLKKGHENVEKKVVHPKHDHSPIVMD; from the exons ATGGCTCTAACTGGATGGCGTCGAATACTAAACAAAG TCATATTCATACCGCAGCGTTATGTTTTTGGTTTGCTCGGTCTGTTTGCGTTAGCGAACTCATTCACAATGCGCGTTTGCCTGAGTATGACAATCGTAACAATGGTTAAGAAAGTCTCATCTGAGACGCATATTGTTGGTGAGACATGCCCGTCTGATGCGAGtacgtcatcatcatctaaCAGCTCATCTGTAGTATTTGAG GGTAGAGAAAGATACGACTGGGATGAAAGTACTCAAGGTCTACTGCTCAGTGCATTTTACTATGGATACGTGGTCACACACTTACCAGGAGGACTTCTAGCAGAAAAGTTCGGTGGGAAATGGACGCTAGGTCTGAGTTTACTATGCACTTCTGTGTCTACAGCTCTGACACCATTCGCAGTAGGAATTGGGGGAGCTGTGGGACTTTTCATTATGAGGGTCATTTGTGGGTTTGGAGAG GGTCCAGTGACACCAGCATTTGTTTTACTAATGGCTCGTTGGGTGCCGCCGGCAGAACGTTCCCGTTTCGGCGCAATGATATTCGGAGGGGCCCAAATAGGCAATATTGCTGGACCATATATTTCGGGATTGCTCTTAGCGAACGGCGGCGACTGGGCGAACGTGTTTTACGTATTTGGTAGTCTCGGAGTTCTATGGTTTTTGTTTTTC aCACTTCTCTGCTACAGTACTCCTAACTCTCATCCATTTATATCCGACGAGGAGCGAGACTACTTAAATGCTAATGTAACTGCTTCAGGCCTGCACAAGAAATTAGATCCTGTGCCATTTAAAGCCATACTACGTTCACCACAACTGTGGGCGCTTATGATAGCTGCT GTCGGCCATGACTGGGGATACTTCACCATGATTACTGATTTGCCCAAATATTTTTCTGATGTTCTCAAGTTCAACATTAAGAGTACTGGATTAATGTCTGCCCTGCCATACATAGCTATGTACATTTGCTCTTTTATATTTGCTGGCTTCTGTGACTTCTGCATTAGAAGAAAGTGGCATAGTATTACTACTGGAAGAAAAATCTATACTACTGTAT CATCAACAATACCCGCTGTTTTCATTATTCTGGCTTCGTACTCTGGCTGTGACCGCGTCAAGGCTGTGGGATGTTTCATAGCATCCATGGCCTTCATGGCTGGCTTCTATAGCAGTGTCAAGATCAATGCTATGGATATTGCCCCAAACTATGCAGGAACATGTTCTGCTTTTGTTAATGGATTGGCTGCTGTGTCTGGAATGATTACGCCTTATATGGTTGGACTTTTGACACCTGAT CAAACTCTCAAACAATGGCGTAACGCATTTTGGACAATTTTCGTGGTGTTAATAGGCACGAACATTATCTATTTGATATGGGGATCCGGCGAGCAACAGTGGTGGGATGACGTAGACAAGTTTGGGTACCCTGCTAACTGGAAACATGGACCTCTAAAAAAGGGACATGAAAATGTAGAGAAAAAGGTTGTACACCCTAAACATGACCACTCTCCAATTGTAATGGactga
- the LOC117987553 gene encoding putative inorganic phosphate cotransporter, with the protein MVIGVNVGFAGSRSNSEMLSGWRLVLSKLFIIPQRYVFAIMALLAVANAYTMRVCLNLAITQMVKKTVAVEGDENWDPDACPDPYALANKTMRLSDYLFRQTGPILFEWSEATQGLILSSFYYGYVLTHIPGGMIAERYGGKWVLGGGLLSTAVCTFITPYAVKSGGATALFILRVIEGFGEGPTMPALMAMISKWAPKSERARMGAIVFGGAQIGNIAGSYFSGLIMHTGTWENVFYMFGGFGLAWFAIWTVLCYSTPNTHPYISDNEKKFLNENVQALIHSEKQVLDPVPWKALLRSIPLWSLIIAGIGHDWGYFTMVTDLPKYMTDVLKFNIKRAGLLSALPYIAMWIASFFFGLLCDFCIKRKCHSIQNARKIYTTIAATGPGICIILASYSGCDTTLAVFWFIAAMTLMGAYYSGMKINALDITPNYAGTTTAMVNGIAAISGIITPYLIGLLTPNSTLKEWRVAFWVCLGVLVLTNIVYLIFAKGEQLWWDDVKIHGYPVNWKHGPLTLRPTDSEKAESEQTKQKQ; encoded by the exons ATGGTGATCGGTGTTAATGTTGGCTTTGCTGGTTCTAGGAGCAACTCTGAAATGCTGTCAGGATGGCGCCTTGTTTTATCAAAAC TATTCATAATACCACAAAGGTATGTGTTTGCAATAATGGCGCTATTGGCTGTCGCCAACGCATACACAATGCGCGTATGTCTCAACTTGGCCATCACGCAGATGGTGAAGAAGACAGTCGCAGTTGAAGGAGATGAGAACTGGGATCCCGACGCTTGTCCAGATCCTTACGCCTTAGCTAATAAGACAATGAGACTATCGGATTATTTGTTCAGGCAAACTGGC cccATACTTTTTGAGTGGAGCGAAGCAACTCAGGGTCTTATTCTGAGTTCGTTTTACTATGGTTACGTCTTAACACATATTCCTGGGGGTATGATCGCTGAGCGGTACGGAGGAAAATGGGTGCTTGGAGGAGGGTTGTTGTCGACAGCCGTCTGTACGTTCATCACGCCGTATGCTGTCAAATCTGGTGGTGCAACCGCTTTATTTATTCTACGTGTGATCGAAGGATTCGGTGAG GGTCCAACTATGCCGGCACTAATGGCAATGATATCCAAATGGGCACCGAAGTCTGAAAGAGCTCGCATGGGAGCTATCGTTTTTGGCGGTGCCCAAATTGGTAATATAGCTGGGTCATATTTCTCCGGCCTTATTATGCATACGGGAACGTGGGAAAACGTGTTTTACATGTTCGGTGGTTTCGGTCTTGCATGGTTTGCAATATGG ACTGTTCTTTGCTACAGTACACCGAACACGCATCCTTATATATCGGACAATGAGAAAAAGTTCTTGAATGAAAATGTGCAGGCTTTAATTCATAGTGAAAAACAAGTATTGGATCCAGTGCCGTGGAAAGCGTTACTGAGATCTATTCCTCTTTGGTCCCTTATTATTGCTGGT ATCGGCCACGATTGGGGCTACTTTACAATGGTGACAGATTTGCCTAAATACATGACCGATGTGCTGAAATTCAACATTAAGCGTGCTGGATTACTGTCTGCCTTGCCCTACATCGCTATGTGGATTGCTTCGTTCTTCTTTGGACTTCTTTGTGATTTCTGTATCAAGAGAAAGTGTCACAGCATCCAAAATGCAAGAAAGATTTATActactatag cGGCAACCGGTCCAGGAATATGCATAATCCTCGCTTCGTATTCTGGATGTGATACAACATTAGCAGTATTTTGGTTTATTGCTGCCATGACGCTGATGGGTGCCTACTACAGTGGCATGAAGATCAATGCTCTTGATATCACGCCGAACTATGCTGGTACTACCACTGCAATGGTGAATGGTATTGCTGCAATATCTGGCATCATTACACCTTATTTGATTGGTCTACTTACACCAAAT tCAACCTTAAAAGAGTGGCGTGTGGCATTTTGGGTATGCCTTGGGGTTTTGGTTTTAACAAACATCGTATACCTCATCTTCGCTAAGGGCGAGCAGCTCTGGTGGGACGATGTGAAAATACATGGTTACCCTGTAAACTGGAAACACGGCCCGTTAACCTTGCGACCAACTGACTCTGAAAAGGCTGAAAGTGAACAGacgaaacaaaaacaatag